A region from the Leptospira venezuelensis genome encodes:
- a CDS encoding metal-sensitive transcriptional regulator — protein sequence MELDEIRKQLTHRLHRIKGQLDALEKSLYDKDEDCEKTLILLKASSQALKKFGEAYVQEYMDRCFSEKKSSASIQRNLKKAIKAAFSL from the coding sequence ATGGAACTTGATGAAATAAGAAAACAGCTAACTCATAGACTGCATAGAATTAAAGGCCAATTGGATGCGCTCGAAAAGAGCCTATATGATAAGGACGAAGATTGTGAAAAAACCTTAATTTTACTCAAGGCTTCTAGCCAGGCTCTAAAAAAATTTGGAGAAGCCTATGTTCAAGAGTATATGGATCGATGTTTTTCTGAAAAGAAATCATCTGCATCTATCCAAAGGAATTTGAAAAAGGCAATCAAAGCCGCATTCTCTCTGTAA
- the hisA gene encoding 1-(5-phosphoribosyl)-5-[(5-phosphoribosylamino)methylideneamino]imidazole-4-carboxamide isomerase: MILIPAIDLLDNCAVRLFKGNYDEKTIYSTEPWKLAEGFERNGATLLHLVDLNGARNQIGINTEAISKIRKSSKLKIQLGGGIRDKEKLEYYDSIGIDRFILGTAAVNNPELLEFALKKYGEDRIVVAVDARDGIVKIAGWEVDSGVKYLDLLEKMQQAGIRNIIFTDIAQDGTLAGPNLNAYKEILSRYNFQVIASGGISSLKDIMALSALGTSVPMYGVITGKALYEGKIDLAEAITSLGSD; the protein is encoded by the coding sequence ATGATTTTAATTCCGGCCATTGATTTGTTGGATAATTGCGCTGTTAGATTATTCAAAGGCAATTACGACGAAAAAACAATCTACTCCACTGAGCCTTGGAAACTTGCAGAAGGTTTCGAAAGAAATGGCGCTACCCTTTTACATCTTGTAGATCTGAACGGTGCAAGAAATCAGATTGGGATCAATACTGAAGCTATTTCAAAAATTCGTAAATCTTCCAAACTTAAGATCCAACTAGGCGGTGGAATCCGAGATAAGGAAAAGTTGGAATATTACGATTCAATAGGTATAGATCGTTTTATTCTAGGAACTGCTGCAGTAAACAATCCAGAACTTCTAGAATTTGCTCTGAAAAAGTACGGAGAAGATAGGATTGTTGTGGCGGTGGATGCAAGAGACGGTATCGTCAAAATTGCAGGTTGGGAAGTAGACTCCGGTGTTAAGTATCTAGATCTTTTGGAAAAGATGCAACAAGCAGGAATCCGTAATATTATTTTTACAGATATCGCTCAAGATGGAACTTTGGCGGGTCCAAACCTTAACGCATATAAGGAAATTTTAAGCAGATATAATTTTCAAGTAATCGCATCCGGTGGTATTTCTTCTTTGAAAGACATCATGGCGCTCTCGGCATTAGGGACTTCTGTTCCGATGTACGGTGTGATTACAGGAAAAGCTTTATACGAAGGTAAAATAGATCTGGCCGAAGCGATCACAAGCTTGGGTTCAGATTAA
- a CDS encoding efflux RND transporter permease subunit, with amino-acid sequence MENNKQDQTEGFAGILAGKFIRSKLTPIFAVVSIFAGILSVYLTPKEEEPQISVPMVDIAFFSPQYSGKEMERKVTEVVERAVWGLEGVEYVYSATQDHKSMITVRFKVGEPLEPSLVKIHHKILEIKNQLPPNTSEPSVNSFTIDDVPFLAFTFSSSEKDDYSLRSLVAPLARELSSTPDLSKVELLGGRKKAVRVIADPNRMKQYGVDFLQLSESLKMNSSDFPAGKNWGPKKVYDIEIGSSIRNTNDLKQIPVKQSWGRVVKLGDIAQVYEGPEERTRQSLFFMKENPDIGENAVTIVFSKRKGTNVEALAGNIRERATEFAKDLPKGIKLTVVRDYGLTAGLKSKELIEHLLIATISVSVLIALWMGIRASLVVFVAIPVTLALTLFIYYFLNYTLNRVTLFALIFSIGILVDDAIVVVENIERHLSFGGKRGKVRAILDAVSEVGNPTILATFTVIAAILPMAFVRGLMGPYMKPIPVGASLAMILSLLVAFSVIPWVSLKLLKEHTGSESERKISKLDAIYLRIAGWLLESKKNLAKMVLLILALFSIAISLVAFKIVKVKMLPFDDKDEFQIVLDYDPRTPLSKTVELSSDLAKRILAEENVEKIQIFAGEPAPFSFSGMVKHTFLRRDEWKSDLHIVLKEKDSRKKKSHEIIESIRPILDKFSKENSVLSKVLEIPPGPPVLSTLVVEIYGPNEAERIRVAKEIKSIAEKQEGIVDLDSSLSETRPKIKYPFEFSKGGIVGIPSYVLASNAGFYFGETSVFYLSESEHPEDISVDLSVPNDFRSSSTPFSDWDLSSQYGGSISPKLLIGKEETVSSKILHRKNLKPLEYVTAEFSGKEEAPVYGILSLTPKIHYPIFTSEVPWNTKHPVIKWDGEWYITYEVFRDLGGAFAVVMVLIYILVLGWFQDYKLPIIIMAPIPISLIGIIPGHWISGAYFTATSMIGFIAGAGIIVRNSIILVDFIHAELAAGKPLKKAVLDAGVVRFRPMFLTAAAVIVGASVMLFDPIFQGLAVSLIFGEIAATVLSRFVVPAFYFWFSGRRG; translated from the coding sequence ATGGAAAATAATAAACAAGACCAAACCGAAGGTTTCGCGGGGATACTCGCAGGAAAATTTATTCGCTCTAAGTTGACTCCGATCTTTGCTGTCGTAAGTATTTTTGCCGGCATATTATCTGTATATTTGACTCCAAAGGAGGAAGAACCTCAGATCTCCGTTCCTATGGTGGATATCGCATTCTTCTCTCCTCAATATTCCGGAAAAGAAATGGAGAGAAAAGTAACGGAGGTCGTAGAAAGAGCAGTTTGGGGACTCGAGGGAGTCGAGTACGTTTATTCTGCTACTCAGGATCATAAATCCATGATCACTGTGCGATTTAAAGTTGGGGAACCTTTAGAACCTTCTTTAGTAAAGATACATCACAAAATTTTGGAAATAAAGAATCAACTTCCTCCAAATACTTCGGAACCCTCAGTTAATTCTTTTACTATTGACGATGTTCCATTTTTGGCGTTCACCTTTAGCTCCTCCGAAAAAGACGATTATTCTCTTCGCAGTTTGGTCGCTCCGCTTGCAAGGGAACTATCTTCTACTCCAGATCTTTCCAAAGTGGAGTTGTTGGGGGGAAGGAAAAAGGCGGTACGTGTTATTGCAGATCCGAATCGAATGAAACAGTACGGAGTGGATTTTTTACAACTTTCCGAAAGTTTGAAGATGAATTCCTCGGATTTCCCTGCCGGAAAAAATTGGGGCCCTAAAAAGGTATACGATATAGAGATCGGATCTTCTATCCGAAACACGAATGATCTCAAACAAATTCCTGTAAAGCAGAGCTGGGGAAGAGTCGTAAAGTTAGGCGATATAGCTCAGGTTTATGAAGGACCGGAGGAGAGAACGAGACAATCCTTATTCTTTATGAAGGAAAATCCGGATATCGGCGAGAATGCGGTAACGATCGTCTTTTCGAAAAGAAAGGGAACGAATGTAGAGGCTCTTGCTGGTAATATTAGGGAAAGAGCTACCGAATTCGCTAAGGATCTTCCGAAAGGAATAAAATTAACGGTTGTTCGGGATTACGGTCTTACTGCCGGATTAAAATCCAAGGAATTGATAGAACACTTACTTATCGCTACGATATCGGTTTCGGTATTGATCGCTTTGTGGATGGGAATCCGTGCATCGCTTGTGGTCTTTGTGGCTATCCCCGTGACATTGGCGCTTACTTTATTTATTTATTATTTTCTAAATTACACGCTCAACAGAGTCACTTTGTTCGCTTTGATCTTTTCCATCGGTATTCTAGTAGATGATGCGATCGTTGTAGTTGAAAATATAGAAAGACATCTTTCCTTTGGTGGAAAAAGAGGAAAAGTCAGAGCGATCTTGGATGCGGTTTCGGAAGTAGGAAATCCTACTATCCTTGCTACATTTACCGTGATTGCAGCCATACTGCCGATGGCCTTCGTTCGCGGTCTTATGGGACCTTATATGAAACCGATCCCTGTCGGTGCAAGTCTTGCAATGATCCTCTCGCTATTGGTAGCCTTTTCCGTGATTCCTTGGGTGAGTTTAAAACTTCTTAAGGAACATACCGGATCCGAATCTGAAAGAAAAATTTCTAAGTTAGATGCAATATATTTAAGGATCGCGGGATGGCTTTTGGAATCTAAGAAAAACTTGGCAAAAATGGTTTTATTGATCCTTGCTTTGTTCTCCATTGCGATTTCCCTTGTGGCATTCAAGATCGTTAAAGTAAAAATGTTGCCGTTCGATGATAAGGATGAGTTTCAAATCGTATTAGATTATGATCCTAGAACTCCACTTTCTAAAACTGTGGAGTTAAGCTCGGATCTAGCTAAAAGGATCTTGGCTGAAGAAAACGTAGAAAAGATCCAGATCTTTGCTGGAGAGCCCGCGCCCTTCTCCTTCTCGGGAATGGTAAAACATACGTTCTTAAGAAGAGATGAATGGAAATCAGATCTTCATATCGTTTTGAAAGAGAAAGATTCCAGAAAGAAAAAAAGTCATGAGATCATTGAATCAATCCGACCGATTTTGGACAAATTTAGTAAGGAAAACTCGGTACTAAGTAAAGTGTTGGAGATTCCTCCTGGGCCTCCCGTACTTTCTACTCTCGTTGTGGAAATATACGGTCCGAATGAAGCGGAAAGGATTCGTGTGGCAAAAGAGATCAAATCGATTGCGGAAAAGCAAGAAGGTATAGTGGACTTGGATTCCAGTCTTTCGGAAACAAGACCTAAGATAAAATATCCGTTCGAATTCAGTAAAGGTGGCATCGTTGGAATTCCATCCTATGTTCTTGCAAGCAATGCAGGTTTCTATTTCGGAGAAACTTCGGTATTCTATCTATCTGAGTCGGAACATCCAGAGGATATATCCGTAGATCTTTCCGTTCCGAATGATTTCCGTTCGTCTTCGACGCCGTTTTCGGATTGGGATCTTTCTTCTCAATATGGTGGTTCCATTTCTCCTAAGTTACTGATCGGAAAAGAAGAAACCGTATCTTCTAAGATTCTTCATCGAAAAAATCTAAAACCGCTCGAGTACGTAACCGCTGAATTCTCCGGTAAGGAAGAGGCTCCCGTCTATGGGATCTTATCCCTCACTCCTAAAATACATTATCCGATATTCACTTCCGAAGTTCCATGGAATACAAAACATCCTGTAATAAAATGGGATGGTGAATGGTACATAACGTATGAAGTCTTCCGAGATCTTGGGGGTGCGTTTGCTGTGGTAATGGTTCTGATCTACATTCTTGTTCTAGGATGGTTCCAGGATTACAAACTTCCGATCATCATTATGGCTCCAATACCTATCTCTTTGATCGGAATTATACCCGGACATTGGATTTCTGGGGCTTACTTCACTGCAACATCCATGATAGGATTTATTGCAGGAGCAGGGATCATCGTTCGGAATTCCATCATTCTTGTGGATTTTATACATGCTGAATTGGCAGCAGGCAAACCTTTGAAAAAAGCAGTCCTAGATGCCGGTGTAGTAAGATTCCGTCCTATGTTCTTAACAGCTGCGGCAGTAATCGTCGGAGCATCGGTGATGTTATTCGATCCGATCTTTCAAGGTCTTGCAGTATCTTTAATTTTCGGGGAAATTGCTGCAACTGTGCTGAGTAGGTTTGTGGTGCCAGCTTTCTATTTCTGGTTTTCGGGTAGAAGAGGATGA
- a CDS encoding multidrug effflux MFS transporter, with protein MSKSNGTLILILGALTAIAPFSIDMYLPGMNEIAKDLGTPISDVQLTLTSFFFGISFGQLFYGPIIDRFGRKIPLLVGLVLYITSSLACGFSNSVSSLIFFRFLQSLGACAGMVIPRAVVRDVFSPHEGAKVFSQIILVMGIAPILAPTVGGLLLQFASWKWIFFTLTVISTLMLFGSLLVFQDTKGADSSISLKIVPVIKEYIEVFSNPIFKTYVLSSGFSASVMFAYIAGSPFVFMALNGLSQTEYSYLFGFNAFGLILSSQINRILLKKMEAATIVRYVGYSYLLLCSLLVIFEIIGLGFIPMLILIFFLVSAFGLIVPNASALAMAPFSKNAGSASALLGALQMVFGAFSTAAVSLLHDGTAYPMITVMSISGVMSLACLFFLGKTHKKVKES; from the coding sequence GTGAGTAAATCTAACGGCACTTTAATCCTAATACTTGGGGCATTGACTGCAATTGCACCTTTCTCAATCGATATGTACCTTCCAGGTATGAATGAGATCGCAAAAGATCTTGGGACTCCTATCTCAGATGTGCAACTAACGTTAACTAGCTTTTTCTTTGGAATTTCTTTCGGACAATTATTTTATGGACCGATCATAGATCGTTTCGGCCGCAAAATTCCTTTGCTTGTCGGTCTTGTATTATATATTACAAGTTCTTTAGCGTGTGGATTTTCTAATTCAGTTAGTTCATTAATATTTTTTCGATTTTTACAATCTTTAGGAGCTTGTGCAGGAATGGTTATCCCGCGAGCTGTTGTGAGAGACGTGTTTTCTCCGCATGAAGGAGCCAAAGTTTTTTCTCAGATTATCTTGGTCATGGGAATCGCGCCCATACTTGCTCCTACCGTAGGGGGACTTCTACTACAATTTGCGAGCTGGAAATGGATCTTTTTCACTTTGACTGTTATTTCGACCTTAATGCTTTTTGGATCACTACTGGTATTCCAAGATACTAAGGGAGCAGATTCTTCCATCTCTCTTAAGATTGTTCCAGTAATCAAAGAATATATCGAAGTATTTTCGAATCCGATTTTCAAAACATATGTGCTTAGTTCCGGATTTTCTGCATCCGTGATGTTTGCATATATTGCAGGATCTCCATTTGTATTCATGGCTTTGAACGGACTATCGCAAACAGAATATAGTTATCTTTTCGGGTTTAATGCTTTTGGTTTGATCCTTTCTAGTCAGATCAATCGTATTCTTCTCAAAAAAATGGAAGCAGCAACAATTGTGAGGTATGTTGGATATTCCTACTTATTACTCTGTTCCTTGCTTGTTATCTTCGAAATTATAGGTTTGGGATTTATTCCTATGCTTATTTTGATCTTCTTCTTAGTGAGTGCCTTTGGGCTCATAGTTCCAAATGCTTCCGCACTTGCCATGGCTCCTTTTTCTAAGAATGCGGGAAGCGCATCTGCATTATTAGGTGCATTACAGATGGTGTTCGGAGCATTTTCTACTGCGGCAGTTAGCCTTCTTCATGACGGAACCGCTTACCCGATGATCACCGTAATGTCTATATCCGGAGTAATGTCATTGGCTTGTTTATTTTTCTTAGGGAAAACTCATAAGAAAGTTAAAGAATCATAA
- the hisB gene encoding imidazoleglycerol-phosphate dehydratase HisB, which translates to MKEERKTSETDIKLSLDIRGKGNYKFDTQIPFFEHMLSHVSKHGLLDIDLWLRGDIEIDCHHSVEDTAILLGATLHKQLGDKAGIRRYGHYTLPMDEVLTTVAVDLGGRYYYKYTGPELVGKFGIYDAELSLEFLQKFALNAKMNLHVHVHYGENRHHIHESIFKAFGKALRMAIEIDPAAGGTIPSTKGVLE; encoded by the coding sequence ATGAAAGAAGAACGCAAAACTTCGGAGACGGACATTAAGCTCTCCCTGGATATTCGGGGCAAAGGAAATTATAAATTCGATACTCAAATCCCGTTCTTTGAACATATGCTTTCCCATGTTTCTAAACATGGTCTTCTGGATATCGATCTATGGTTGCGAGGCGACATAGAAATCGATTGTCATCATAGCGTTGAGGACACTGCAATTCTCCTAGGTGCAACTCTTCATAAGCAGTTAGGAGACAAGGCAGGTATCAGAAGATACGGTCATTATACTCTTCCTATGGACGAGGTTCTTACTACTGTTGCTGTCGATCTGGGTGGTAGATATTATTATAAATACACTGGACCGGAACTTGTAGGTAAGTTTGGAATTTATGACGCAGAGCTCTCGTTGGAATTCCTACAGAAGTTCGCTTTAAATGCTAAGATGAATCTTCACGTTCATGTTCATTACGGTGAAAATCGTCATCATATTCATGAATCTATTTTTAAAGCTTTTGGTAAGGCTTTGAGAATGGCAATCGAGATAGATCCAGCTGCAGGTGGAACAATTCCTTCTACAAAGGGTGTTTTGGAATGA
- a CDS encoding TolC family protein, translating to MKYRSVLSLILGVVLFSIPLPGKASDSNMDFFSVWEKVAGNSPSLQTKSLEIEAAKSASARAGLHWFPKLYTDVRTYQTNDPILNFTGKLGQRSATQSDFSTASNRSNLSNFLDSNNQLYQNINPNSANIFAKDTLNHPGSNVYSRGTLGLEFPIYEGGSGKAFKEIKDKELQSYILESEYFKKTLYIQTAVAFHSSLVFSGGVREREKILRQLDFFINSYRLDTVGNPIGHSGSLALRSTQLRVSSEIKEKELYLKESLESIRILSGGVVDNLQPSEISSSRFYEEVLPLPSSDSERRTAISKILESHSNISKQKVTMENSKFLPKVGVYAEAYGYNGDRNFANSYNAGVFLQMNLLNPTDIGSKKEAMIQAEAAETKAKEARLKENSEFKILLERERVLSENRKDSEQSYRIQYEQLLLSQTLFKRGNIPASSLAESFSRTSDALYRKEIMDLEYLKTRAQLILYSEENDDGK from the coding sequence ATGAAATATAGATCCGTTCTATCGCTTATACTCGGTGTGGTATTATTTTCAATACCTCTTCCTGGCAAGGCTTCCGATTCAAACATGGATTTTTTCTCCGTGTGGGAAAAGGTAGCCGGGAATTCTCCTTCTTTGCAAACGAAAAGTTTGGAAATAGAAGCCGCGAAATCCGCAAGCGCTAGAGCGGGTTTGCATTGGTTTCCTAAATTGTATACTGACGTTCGCACTTACCAAACGAACGACCCTATCCTAAATTTTACTGGAAAACTAGGGCAAAGATCTGCTACACAATCAGATTTTTCAACGGCAAGCAATCGATCTAATCTTTCCAATTTTTTGGATTCAAACAACCAACTTTATCAAAACATAAATCCAAATTCTGCAAATATTTTCGCTAAGGATACCTTAAATCATCCAGGTAGCAATGTATATTCGCGAGGTACTCTGGGGCTTGAATTTCCAATATATGAAGGAGGATCGGGAAAGGCATTTAAGGAAATTAAGGATAAAGAGCTTCAATCTTATATTCTTGAGTCAGAATACTTTAAGAAAACGTTATATATTCAGACTGCAGTTGCATTCCATTCTTCTTTAGTGTTTTCAGGCGGAGTTAGAGAAAGGGAAAAAATACTCCGTCAATTGGATTTCTTCATAAACTCATATAGATTGGATACCGTTGGAAATCCGATTGGCCATTCTGGTTCTCTCGCGTTAAGATCCACGCAACTTAGGGTATCGTCAGAGATAAAAGAGAAGGAACTATACTTAAAAGAATCTTTGGAATCAATTAGGATATTGTCGGGAGGAGTAGTAGATAACTTGCAACCTTCTGAAATTTCTTCTTCTCGCTTTTATGAAGAAGTTTTGCCTCTTCCATCATCCGATTCAGAGAGACGAACTGCGATTTCCAAAATTCTGGAATCTCATTCAAACATATCCAAACAAAAAGTAACAATGGAAAATTCTAAATTTTTACCTAAGGTAGGAGTTTATGCGGAAGCCTATGGTTATAACGGAGATCGAAACTTTGCGAACTCTTATAATGCGGGAGTTTTCTTGCAAATGAATCTTCTGAATCCTACTGACATTGGTTCCAAAAAAGAAGCAATGATCCAAGCGGAAGCAGCTGAAACAAAAGCCAAAGAAGCAAGATTAAAAGAAAACTCTGAGTTCAAGATCCTTTTAGAAAGGGAGAGAGTATTATCTGAAAATAGAAAAGATTCTGAACAATCCTATCGGATACAATATGAACAACTTCTTCTATCTCAAACATTATTCAAAAGAGGAAATATTCCTGCTTCCAGTTTAGCAGAAAGTTTCTCAAGAACATCCGACGCTTTATATCGAAAAGAGATTATGGATTTGGAATATTTAAAAACGAGAGCACAGCTGATTCTTTATTCGGAGGAAAACGATGATGGAAAATAA
- the hisH gene encoding imidazole glycerol phosphate synthase subunit HisH: MIAVLDYGMGNIHSCLKAISLFTKDFSYTNDPSILKQADAIILPGDGHFDKAMKNLNESGLRTFVDDHVKAEKPLFGICIGFQILFEDSDEVVSGNKNETVPGLGYVKGKIRKFKGKNYKVPHIGWNKLYKRNPSKSNLLKNLEDESFAYFIHSYRPVGVESSAITGFCDYYGEKFPAVVEKGNVFGTQFHPEKSYSFGLKILENFIQSL, encoded by the coding sequence ATGATAGCCGTTCTTGATTATGGAATGGGGAATATTCACTCCTGCTTAAAAGCGATCTCTCTCTTTACTAAAGATTTTTCTTATACAAATGACCCGTCCATTTTGAAACAAGCGGATGCGATCATTCTTCCAGGTGATGGTCATTTTGATAAGGCAATGAAAAATCTAAATGAGTCTGGTTTGAGAACTTTTGTAGATGATCACGTAAAGGCAGAAAAACCTTTGTTCGGGATTTGTATCGGTTTTCAAATTTTGTTCGAAGATTCCGACGAAGTTGTTTCAGGGAACAAAAATGAAACTGTTCCTGGGTTAGGTTATGTCAAAGGTAAGATCCGAAAGTTTAAGGGAAAAAACTACAAAGTCCCTCATATCGGTTGGAATAAATTATATAAAAGAAATCCTTCTAAAAGCAATTTATTGAAAAATTTAGAAGACGAATCCTTTGCATATTTTATACACTCCTACCGTCCCGTTGGAGTGGAGAGTTCCGCGATCACTGGTTTCTGCGATTATTATGGGGAGAAGTTCCCAGCAGTAGTTGAGAAAGGAAACGTTTTCGGAACACAATTCCATCCTGAAAAATCCTATTCCTTCGGTCTAAAGATTCTGGAGAACTTTATTCAATCCTTATGA
- a CDS encoding long-chain fatty acid--CoA ligase, with translation MRSTMMDYPLVLPSILKRAKDVHPHKEIVTKWHDNSIQRLTYGEFYKRTIRLMSALRKAGVKPGEAIATFCLNHSVHLELYFAIPSIRAVLHTINIRLFPEQLIYIINEAKDKFIFVDKSLASAIEKNLGQIHGVQKFIIIDDKENVPFPNLPNAISYEDFLKTGDEVENFEPIDEFEAAGICYTSGTTGNPKGVVYSHRSTYLHSMSICMGDALCIREAETVLPVVPMFHVNSWGIPFASVMTGCKLVFPGKHLLGASLAELLESEEVTLTAGVPTVWNVLYQHLKKTKYNLKLHTMVVGGSAAPRGLIEGFEKDFGISILHAWGMTETSPVGTVSHLRGIMKNWDDAKRYSYRAKQGLPVPGVEIRAIDDNGKDVPKDGKTPGELLVRGPWIAASYKSGESSESFTSDGWFRTGDVVVLDEFGYMQITDRKKDLIKTRGEWISSVDMENLVMADPDVLEAAVVGRKDPVRDEAPVIFVVPVEGKEMDPKKIHDRLKDHFAHWQLPKLDDIRSVSTIPKTSVGKFDKKILRKELEE, from the coding sequence ATGCGTTCTACGATGATGGATTATCCATTAGTTTTACCTTCCATTCTAAAAAGAGCTAAAGATGTTCACCCTCATAAGGAAATCGTAACCAAATGGCATGACAATTCCATCCAAAGACTGACTTATGGAGAATTTTATAAAAGAACGATCCGTTTAATGAGTGCTTTAAGAAAAGCAGGTGTAAAGCCAGGAGAAGCAATTGCCACTTTTTGTTTAAATCATTCTGTTCACTTGGAATTATATTTTGCAATCCCGAGCATTCGCGCAGTTCTCCATACGATCAATATTCGATTGTTTCCTGAACAACTTATATATATTATTAACGAAGCAAAAGACAAGTTTATATTTGTAGATAAATCTTTGGCTTCTGCCATCGAAAAGAATCTAGGCCAAATCCATGGTGTTCAAAAGTTTATCATCATAGACGATAAAGAGAATGTTCCATTCCCAAATCTTCCAAATGCGATTTCATACGAAGACTTTTTGAAAACCGGTGATGAAGTAGAAAATTTTGAACCAATAGATGAGTTCGAGGCGGCAGGGATCTGCTATACTTCTGGTACAACTGGGAATCCTAAAGGAGTAGTATATTCTCATAGATCTACATATTTACATTCAATGTCCATCTGCATGGGAGATGCTTTATGCATAAGGGAGGCAGAAACTGTTCTTCCTGTAGTTCCAATGTTCCATGTTAATTCTTGGGGAATTCCTTTCGCATCCGTAATGACCGGATGTAAATTAGTATTTCCAGGAAAACACCTATTAGGTGCTTCTCTTGCAGAACTATTGGAATCAGAAGAAGTAACTCTAACAGCAGGAGTTCCTACAGTTTGGAATGTTCTATACCAACACTTAAAGAAAACTAAATATAATCTAAAACTTCATACTATGGTAGTAGGTGGTTCTGCAGCGCCTCGGGGCTTGATAGAAGGTTTCGAAAAAGATTTCGGTATCTCCATTCTTCATGCCTGGGGAATGACTGAAACTTCTCCAGTTGGTACTGTATCCCATCTTCGTGGTATTATGAAAAACTGGGATGATGCTAAAAGATATTCTTATAGAGCAAAACAAGGTCTACCTGTTCCTGGTGTAGAAATAAGAGCAATCGATGATAATGGTAAAGATGTTCCTAAGGATGGAAAAACTCCTGGAGAACTTTTAGTGAGAGGACCTTGGATCGCTGCTTCCTATAAAAGTGGAGAATCCTCTGAATCTTTTACTTCGGATGGTTGGTTTCGCACGGGAGACGTTGTAGTACTGGATGAATTTGGTTACATGCAGATCACAGATCGTAAAAAGGATCTTATCAAAACAAGAGGAGAATGGATCTCTTCTGTTGACATGGAAAATCTAGTTATGGCAGATCCGGATGTATTAGAAGCTGCAGTTGTAGGAAGAAAAGATCCTGTAAGAGACGAGGCTCCTGTCATTTTTGTAGTACCAGTTGAAGGTAAAGAAATGGATCCTAAAAAGATCCATGATCGATTGAAAGATCATTTTGCTCACTGGCAATTGCCTAAGCTAGATGATATTCGGTCGGTTTCTACAATTCCGAAAACTAGCGTTGGTAAGTTCGATAAGAAAATTCTAAGAAAAGAATTAGAAGAATAG
- a CDS encoding YgaP-like transmembrane domain yields the protein MENTNTQNWYLERVLFLIAGSVSLIGLLVANFLSPWGLLLNLLVGVNMILFSVTGFCPMGFVLTRLGVPNKCGSDR from the coding sequence ATGGAGAATACAAACACTCAGAACTGGTATCTGGAAAGAGTCTTATTCCTGATCGCGGGATCGGTCTCTTTGATTGGTTTACTCGTTGCGAATTTTCTCAGTCCATGGGGACTTCTTCTGAATCTTTTAGTTGGGGTTAATATGATCCTCTTCTCGGTGACAGGATTTTGCCCAATGGGTTTTGTTCTCACTCGATTGGGCGTCCCTAATAAATGCGGATCTGATAGGTAA